One window of Marinobacterium aestuarii genomic DNA carries:
- a CDS encoding TnsA endonuclease N-terminal domain-containing protein: MRNLYKASPVKPTITYTSRKAGCSMYLESYTELAKSIELEMNNNIIYFNSQPLSIEYQINGKSRRYTPDFFVKEINVVAYFIEVKSDLKELSEKEKNKFNILAELFNKAGFNLKVQFISYKSQATKNAIFLYRYLDNAPLNLNNNFRFKGDIASYLNEFKYDNNLADLYYKMARGEVKFDINKPIDFTTVIEL; encoded by the coding sequence ATGAGAAATCTGTATAAAGCGTCACCTGTAAAGCCGACCATTACCTATACGTCTCGCAAAGCGGGATGCTCCATGTACCTAGAGAGCTACACTGAGCTTGCTAAATCAATTGAACTGGAAATGAATAATAATATTATTTATTTCAACTCGCAGCCACTGAGTATAGAATATCAAATCAATGGCAAGTCACGTCGTTATACGCCAGATTTTTTTGTTAAAGAAATTAATGTGGTTGCGTATTTCATTGAAGTAAAGAGTGATTTAAAAGAGTTGAGTGAGAAAGAAAAAAATAAGTTCAATATACTAGCAGAGCTTTTCAATAAAGCCGGGTTTAATTTGAAAGTTCAATTCATTTCATATAAGTCACAAGCTACAAAAAATGCAATTTTTCTATACCGTTATTTGGATAACGCTCCATTAAATCTAAATAATAATTTTAGATTCAAAGGAGACATAGCAAGTTATTTGAATGAATTTAAATATGATAATAATCTAGCTGATCTGTATTATAAAATGGCACGTGGGGAGGTTAAGTTCGATATTAATAAGCCTATTGATTTTACTACGGTAATTGAGCTATGA
- a CDS encoding 5'-nucleotidase codes for MSLDLSETFVVGVSSTALFDLSESDQLFRQAQVNEPNTAIAVYREHMRERESEPLAPGTGHPLIKALLGLNRYGDPDRSPLVEVVVMSRNSPDTGLRILHTIRHQQLNISRSAFTAGESVTDYLEAFDVDLFLTTNVSDAQKVIDSRVCAAAVLKPPPTGDSQAIPEGQVRIAFDGDAVLFSDASELVYKTEGLQAFLDQEDAMQDEPLADGPYAHLLRKLSLLQERLPQTVDTSPVRIALVTARNSPAEMRVIKTLRSWGVHVHEAFFLGGVGKAKVLKAFRPHVFFDDQDVHLDEAALLVPSGKVPYHSSSLLSDLKMINTDATGDKDETESTSIGG; via the coding sequence ATGTCGCTGGATCTTAGTGAAACCTTTGTCGTGGGAGTCTCATCCACCGCGCTGTTCGACCTGAGCGAGTCGGACCAGCTATTCAGACAGGCGCAAGTCAATGAACCCAACACTGCCATAGCGGTCTATCGGGAGCATATGCGCGAACGCGAAAGCGAGCCGCTCGCGCCAGGTACAGGACACCCGCTGATCAAGGCATTGCTGGGGCTAAATCGATACGGCGATCCGGATCGATCACCGCTGGTAGAAGTTGTGGTCATGTCACGCAATAGCCCCGATACAGGACTGCGGATACTGCATACGATTCGTCATCAGCAATTGAATATTAGCCGCTCCGCCTTCACCGCCGGTGAGTCAGTGACGGATTATCTGGAAGCCTTCGACGTAGACCTTTTCCTGACGACCAATGTTAGTGATGCGCAGAAGGTGATTGACTCGCGAGTTTGCGCAGCTGCTGTACTCAAACCGCCTCCCACCGGCGATAGCCAAGCGATACCGGAAGGGCAGGTGCGCATCGCTTTTGATGGCGATGCGGTACTGTTCTCCGACGCCAGTGAATTGGTCTACAAGACCGAGGGGCTCCAGGCATTTCTCGATCAGGAGGATGCCATGCAGGACGAACCGTTGGCCGATGGCCCTTATGCGCACTTGTTACGCAAACTTTCGCTGTTGCAAGAACGGCTGCCACAAACGGTGGATACGTCTCCAGTACGTATCGCTCTGGTAACCGCACGCAATAGCCCGGCCGAAATGCGGGTAATCAAAACTCTTCGGAGCTGGGGGGTACATGTGCACGAAGCTTTCTTTTTAGGTGGTGTCGGCAAGGCCAAGGTACTTAAAGCCTTTCGCCCACACGTATTTTTCGACGATCAGGATGTGCACCTGGATGAGGCCGCACTGCTGGTACCTTCTGGAAAAGTACCCTACCACAGCAGTTCACTACTGTCGGATCTAAAAATGATAAACACGGATGCGACTGGCGATAAAGATGAGACCGAGAGTACGTCTATAGGAGGTTGA
- a CDS encoding sigma-54 interaction domain-containing protein, with protein MKKQILLTWLGKHDLDAEAKNQLGPVASILLGTGWPFDEARILVNDWFDEVPRYEAWLKRVLKKEGRSACVFIRCAELRSPIDYPGIYAVAREELGRLASPERKITLNLTSGTPAMIATWLLLGKGVFGAKLVQTSLQQGLSVVDLPFDISLEYLQQQDGILGSIASATPGLNAHFEHIQTASPAMQECVELAKRLAVRDVPVIIQGETGTGKEVMAEALHQASLRNAKPFIAVNCGAIPESLLDSQLFGHVKGAFTGATGDRKGYFEEADGGVLFLDEIGELPLEAQAKLLRALQQKEITRVGDSKPRKVDIRVIAATHRDLLSMVEDGSFREDLFYRLAVGVLHIPALRERIQDMELLVEALLANLNQEAQTQPGYVSKEISKNGIKFIKAQRWPGNIRELWNTLVRASIWSDDQMLDAIHLEKALIRRPDGDDTGALRVDVSGGIDINKIIEKTKRYCIEEAFRVTAGQKGKAAKLLGLSNHQTLTNWMKQLGMEEQ; from the coding sequence ATGAAGAAGCAGATACTGCTGACCTGGCTTGGCAAGCACGATCTTGATGCGGAAGCCAAGAATCAGCTCGGCCCTGTCGCATCGATTCTTCTGGGTACTGGGTGGCCTTTTGACGAAGCACGTATCCTGGTCAACGACTGGTTCGATGAGGTTCCCAGATATGAAGCCTGGCTCAAGCGGGTGCTCAAGAAAGAGGGACGCTCGGCTTGCGTATTCATCCGCTGTGCTGAGCTTCGAAGTCCGATTGATTATCCAGGTATCTATGCGGTGGCAAGGGAGGAGCTGGGTCGGCTCGCCTCTCCAGAGCGGAAAATAACCTTGAATCTCACCTCTGGAACTCCAGCAATGATCGCAACCTGGCTCTTGCTGGGCAAAGGGGTCTTTGGCGCCAAACTGGTTCAAACGTCCCTACAGCAGGGGCTGTCGGTCGTTGACTTGCCCTTCGATATTTCGCTGGAGTACCTACAGCAGCAGGATGGAATCCTCGGTTCAATCGCATCTGCTACACCCGGCTTAAATGCGCATTTCGAGCATATCCAGACGGCTTCGCCGGCCATGCAGGAGTGTGTCGAGCTTGCCAAGCGCCTGGCTGTGCGAGATGTTCCGGTGATCATTCAGGGTGAAACCGGAACAGGCAAGGAAGTGATGGCCGAAGCGCTCCATCAGGCGTCGCTTCGTAATGCTAAGCCGTTCATTGCAGTCAACTGCGGTGCCATTCCCGAAAGCCTGCTCGATTCACAGCTATTCGGCCATGTGAAGGGGGCTTTTACCGGTGCGACAGGAGACCGCAAGGGATACTTTGAGGAAGCTGATGGCGGGGTTTTGTTTCTGGATGAGATTGGTGAGCTGCCGCTGGAAGCTCAGGCCAAGCTTCTTCGTGCTTTGCAACAGAAAGAGATTACGCGGGTAGGTGACAGCAAACCCCGCAAGGTGGATATCCGGGTCATCGCGGCCACTCACCGTGACCTGTTGTCGATGGTTGAAGACGGTTCGTTCCGTGAAGATCTCTTTTATCGCCTGGCTGTGGGTGTGCTGCATATTCCAGCTCTGCGCGAACGTATACAGGATATGGAACTACTGGTTGAGGCGTTGCTAGCGAATCTAAACCAGGAAGCGCAAACTCAACCAGGGTATGTAAGTAAAGAAATTTCCAAAAATGGAATTAAATTTATTAAAGCACAGCGCTGGCCGGGCAACATTCGGGAGCTTTGGAATACGCTGGTACGTGCGTCTATCTGGAGCGATGATCAGATGCTGGATGCGATCCATCTGGAAAAGGCACTGATCAGGCGTCCCGACGGCGATGACACAGGTGCGCTGCGGGTCGATGTGTCCGGTGGTATCGATATTAATAAAATCATAGAAAAAACAAAAAGATACTGCATTGAAGAGGCCTTTAGAGTGACTGCCGGTCAGAAGGGAAAAGCGGCTAAACTACTGGGGCTCAGTAATCATCAGACGCTGACAAACTGGATGAAGCAACTGGGGATGGAAGAACAATAA
- a CDS encoding DEAD/DEAH box helicase family protein, which yields MKSMNFEHLRPHWPELANLGGFAETYAHLDPQSALVKLRCFVEMLVGAIYRDLKLPVEPNATFMDRLNNGSFTSVVPRVILDKLHAVRINGNKAAHEGNVSADSAVWLVQEAYHLGCWLYVTQADGSPESCPDFQVPQMPGVSSSKGEFKKKAKALQEQLAAQSAQLKQALAELETAKQAEREAQQQAARLKNEFDKVKAQAFIAASSKATSTLVLNEAETRRRLIDSELRDAGWDLSLDGASTEQVTLEHEVDGQPTQTGIGYCDYVLWDDNGKPLAVVEAKRARENAEKGRQQGKLYADALEKKHGQRPVIFYTNGYDVWIWDDVLDTVPRKLYGYYSKDSLQYLISQRKQRKNLNSTPIDTTIAGRLYQMESITRVSERFSEGHRKALVVQATGTGKTRVSIALTKRLLDAGWAKRVLFLCDRKELRKQAKNAYSEFVKEPLYVVGRSKKQDQHNARIYIATYPGMLRIYEQFDVGFFDLIIADESHRSVYNVYGDLFKYFDARQMGLTATPVEMVSRSTCRLFGCDYKLPTASYPLEQAVADGNLVPFRVVTHTTQFLREGIKGHALSDEQVAELEDQGLDPNDLDFNAPDIDKAVFNKDTNRAILRNLMERGLRDADGQLPGKTIVFARNIQHAELLASLFGEMYPQHGGNFCRVIHSKYERAEELIDDFKGAGEKPADEITIAISVDMLDTGIDVPSVVNLVFARPIKSKVKFWQMVGRGTRLCENLYGPGQDKTHFLIFDHWGNFDYFEMDPPDDEARPSKSLSEKLFDSRLDLAETALRKAEMELFQQTIALIQEDINALDDRCIAVRDKWQLKAQLGDVKTLQQFAPDTRQLLRAEMSPLMQWRDIKGQSEALRWDQQLTELQLIRLTNPSQLDVVRQPVLDKVSQLSMHLNPVRAQAETIRTIQQDAFWQAVTFEQLEKKRLALRGVIHLRDKKLVDPPTAPLPVIDIKEDEGLYQTGDRPTRIINVDYQIFRQQVEATLTPLFETDPVLVKIRQGKPVSEAEVAQLNALVHIQNPDLDLGTLKEFFPESSATLDQILRTIVGLDAIAIEAAFTDFVQAHHISLSSRQQRFIGLLKNHLCKYGSINVADLYEQPFIAEHHEGLDGIFPEQRQANALVALVKRFGVHLGARKTRTEHGISN from the coding sequence ATGAAGTCCATGAATTTTGAACACCTAAGACCTCACTGGCCGGAGCTGGCAAATCTTGGCGGATTCGCCGAGACCTATGCCCATCTGGATCCGCAAAGCGCGCTAGTCAAGCTGCGCTGCTTTGTGGAGATGCTGGTCGGAGCCATCTATCGCGATCTCAAATTGCCTGTCGAGCCCAATGCCACTTTCATGGATCGGCTGAATAACGGCAGTTTTACCTCTGTCGTTCCCCGTGTGATTCTCGATAAGCTGCATGCTGTACGTATTAACGGCAACAAGGCCGCGCATGAAGGCAATGTTTCTGCTGATTCGGCCGTATGGTTGGTACAGGAGGCATACCATCTTGGCTGCTGGCTATACGTGACGCAGGCCGATGGCAGCCCGGAATCCTGTCCGGACTTTCAGGTGCCACAAATGCCTGGTGTGTCCAGCAGCAAAGGGGAGTTCAAGAAAAAGGCCAAAGCGTTGCAGGAGCAGCTTGCAGCGCAGTCTGCACAGCTTAAACAGGCGCTTGCAGAGCTGGAGACCGCCAAACAGGCTGAGCGTGAGGCCCAGCAGCAAGCAGCCCGCCTGAAAAACGAATTTGACAAGGTGAAAGCCCAAGCCTTTATCGCGGCAAGCAGCAAGGCTACCAGTACTTTGGTGCTTAACGAGGCCGAGACACGCCGTCGCCTGATTGACAGCGAGTTGCGCGACGCCGGTTGGGATCTGAGCCTCGACGGTGCCAGCACCGAGCAAGTCACGCTTGAGCACGAGGTGGATGGTCAGCCGACTCAAACGGGCATTGGTTACTGCGATTATGTACTGTGGGATGATAACGGCAAGCCACTGGCCGTAGTGGAAGCAAAGCGCGCCCGCGAGAATGCCGAGAAAGGCCGTCAGCAAGGCAAGCTCTACGCCGATGCCCTTGAAAAGAAGCACGGTCAGCGCCCGGTAATCTTCTATACCAATGGTTACGACGTCTGGATCTGGGACGATGTGCTCGACACCGTGCCCCGCAAGCTCTATGGCTATTACAGCAAAGACAGCCTCCAGTACCTGATCAGCCAGCGCAAACAGCGAAAGAACCTCAATAGCACGCCTATCGACACCACCATCGCCGGCCGTTTGTACCAGATGGAGTCGATCACCCGTGTCAGCGAACGCTTCAGCGAAGGCCATCGCAAGGCGCTGGTGGTGCAGGCCACCGGCACCGGCAAGACCCGTGTATCCATTGCGCTCACCAAGCGGTTGCTGGATGCCGGCTGGGCGAAGCGGGTGCTGTTCCTGTGCGACCGAAAGGAGCTGCGCAAGCAGGCCAAAAACGCTTACAGCGAATTCGTCAAAGAGCCACTCTATGTGGTGGGACGAAGCAAGAAGCAGGATCAGCATAATGCCCGCATCTACATTGCCACCTATCCAGGCATGCTGCGCATTTACGAGCAGTTCGATGTCGGCTTCTTCGATCTGATCATCGCAGACGAATCTCATCGCTCGGTCTATAACGTCTACGGTGACCTGTTTAAATACTTCGATGCCCGCCAGATGGGGCTCACGGCCACGCCGGTGGAAATGGTAAGCCGCTCCACTTGTCGGCTGTTTGGCTGTGATTACAAGCTTCCTACCGCCAGTTATCCGCTGGAGCAGGCGGTGGCCGATGGCAACCTGGTGCCGTTTCGTGTCGTCACCCACACTACCCAATTCCTGCGTGAAGGGATCAAGGGTCATGCACTAAGTGACGAGCAGGTCGCTGAACTGGAAGACCAAGGTCTAGACCCTAATGACCTTGATTTTAACGCCCCCGATATCGACAAGGCGGTGTTCAACAAGGACACCAACCGCGCCATCCTGCGCAATCTGATGGAGCGCGGCCTGCGTGATGCAGACGGTCAGCTACCCGGCAAGACCATTGTCTTCGCTCGCAACATTCAGCACGCCGAACTGCTGGCCTCGCTTTTTGGCGAGATGTATCCCCAGCACGGTGGCAATTTCTGCCGTGTGATCCACTCCAAGTATGAGCGTGCTGAAGAGCTGATCGACGATTTCAAGGGCGCCGGAGAAAAGCCCGCCGACGAGATTACCATCGCCATTTCGGTGGATATGCTCGACACCGGCATCGATGTGCCCTCAGTGGTCAATTTGGTATTCGCCCGGCCGATCAAATCCAAGGTCAAGTTCTGGCAGATGGTGGGGCGGGGCACCCGTCTGTGTGAAAACCTGTACGGTCCTGGCCAGGACAAGACCCATTTTTTGATCTTCGATCACTGGGGCAACTTCGATTACTTCGAAATGGACCCGCCTGACGACGAAGCTCGCCCGAGTAAATCCCTGAGTGAAAAGCTGTTCGATAGCCGCCTTGATCTGGCCGAAACGGCGCTCAGGAAAGCGGAGATGGAGCTGTTCCAGCAGACCATTGCGCTGATTCAGGAAGACATCAACGCCCTGGACGACCGCTGCATCGCTGTGCGCGATAAATGGCAGCTCAAGGCACAGCTCGGTGATGTCAAAACGTTGCAGCAGTTCGCCCCCGATACCCGACAGCTCTTGCGTGCCGAGATGTCGCCGCTGATGCAGTGGCGCGATATCAAGGGACAGTCCGAGGCCCTGCGCTGGGACCAGCAGCTCACCGAACTACAGCTGATCCGCCTGACCAATCCATCTCAGCTGGATGTGGTTAGACAGCCGGTGCTCGACAAGGTGAGTCAGCTTTCCATGCACCTCAATCCGGTGCGTGCCCAGGCAGAAACGATCAGGACCATCCAGCAGGATGCCTTCTGGCAGGCCGTCACGTTCGAGCAGCTGGAGAAGAAGCGTCTCGCCCTGCGCGGTGTTATCCACCTGCGTGATAAAAAATTAGTAGATCCGCCAACAGCGCCGCTGCCGGTTATCGATATCAAGGAAGACGAGGGTCTGTACCAAACCGGTGATCGGCCAACCCGAATTATTAATGTCGATTACCAGATTTTCCGCCAGCAGGTGGAAGCCACACTCACACCTCTGTTCGAAACCGACCCGGTGCTGGTCAAGATCCGCCAGGGCAAGCCGGTTAGCGAGGCCGAGGTGGCACAGCTGAATGCCCTGGTGCACATCCAGAATCCCGATCTGGATCTGGGTACCCTGAAGGAGTTTTTCCCAGAGTCCAGTGCCACCCTGGATCAGATTCTGCGGACCATCGTCGGGCTGGATGCGATTGCTATAGAAGCGGCCTTTACCGATTTTGTGCAGGCACACCACATCAGTCTGTCGAGCCGCCAGCAGCGCTTTATCGGCCTGCTCAAGAACCATCTGTGCAAGTACGGCTCCATCAACGTGGCCGATCTGTACGAGCAGCCGTTCATTGCCGAGCATCACGAAGGCCTCGATGGTATCTTCCCCGAGCAGCGCCAGGCCAACGCACTGGTGGCGCTGGTCAAGCGCTTCGGAGTCCATCTGGGAGCCCGTAAGACCCGCACAGAACACGGCATTAGCAACTGA
- a CDS encoding type I restriction-modification system subunit M, with protein MITGALKSKIDKLWEEFWTGGIANPLTVIEQITFLMYARLLDMNERRDEKRAERTGKSFSKRFTQYEQDIRWESFRHLPADQMYKVVKDEVFPHFKDLAGEGSLFAEFMKDAQLMIQKPNLLVKAVNMVSDLPLDSADVKGDLYEYLLSKLTTAGINGQFRTPRHIIRAIVEMLEPEAHYRIADPACGTAGFLAASYEYLLEKYSSPEGVITETVINDKGEQVEQKIYTGDLLHEHRRHVDTDMFHGFDFDATMLRIAAMNLVMHGVAEPDVHYQDTLSQRFSERFPQAAKEGFDLILANPPFKGSLDEEDVDPALLRVVKTKKTELLFVALILRMLKIGGRSATIVPDGVLFGSSKAHQQLRKHLIEDNQLEAVISLPSGAFKPYAGVSTAILIFTKGGETDHVWFYDVQADGFSLDDKRQKIDANDLPDLISQFKSRGMTPADSAQNDRSAQRFWVSKAEIEASKYDLSLNRYREQVHVTEEYDAPKVILARLKALEAEIQQDLEELEGML; from the coding sequence ATGATTACCGGCGCACTGAAAAGCAAGATCGACAAGCTGTGGGAAGAGTTCTGGACCGGCGGTATCGCCAACCCACTGACGGTGATCGAGCAGATTACCTTTCTGATGTACGCACGCCTGCTGGACATGAACGAGCGGCGTGACGAAAAGCGCGCTGAGCGTACCGGCAAGTCATTCAGCAAGCGTTTTACCCAGTATGAGCAGGACATCCGCTGGGAGAGCTTTCGCCATCTGCCCGCCGACCAGATGTACAAGGTCGTCAAGGATGAGGTGTTCCCGCACTTCAAGGATCTGGCCGGGGAGGGCTCGCTGTTCGCCGAATTCATGAAAGACGCCCAGCTGATGATCCAGAAGCCCAATCTGCTGGTCAAGGCGGTGAACATGGTCAGCGACCTGCCGCTCGACAGCGCTGATGTCAAAGGCGACCTGTACGAGTATCTGCTGTCCAAGCTGACGACCGCCGGCATCAACGGTCAGTTCCGCACCCCGCGCCATATCATCCGCGCAATCGTGGAAATGCTTGAGCCCGAAGCCCACTACCGCATCGCCGATCCCGCCTGCGGTACCGCGGGTTTTCTGGCCGCCAGCTACGAGTACCTGCTGGAAAAATACAGCTCTCCCGAGGGGGTGATTACCGAAACGGTAATCAACGACAAGGGCGAGCAGGTCGAACAGAAAATATACACCGGCGATCTGCTGCATGAACACCGCCGCCATGTGGACACCGACATGTTCCACGGTTTCGATTTCGACGCCACCATGCTGCGCATAGCCGCCATGAACCTGGTGATGCACGGCGTTGCCGAGCCCGATGTGCATTACCAGGATACCCTCAGTCAGCGCTTTTCCGAGCGCTTCCCTCAGGCGGCGAAGGAGGGTTTCGATCTTATTCTCGCCAACCCGCCGTTCAAGGGCAGCCTGGATGAGGAAGATGTAGACCCGGCGCTGCTGCGGGTAGTGAAAACCAAGAAGACCGAGCTGCTGTTCGTGGCCCTGATCCTGCGCATGCTCAAGATCGGTGGCCGCAGCGCTACTATCGTGCCCGACGGCGTGCTGTTCGGTTCCTCCAAGGCGCACCAGCAACTGCGCAAACACCTGATTGAAGACAATCAGCTTGAAGCGGTGATCAGCCTGCCCAGCGGCGCATTCAAGCCCTACGCCGGCGTCTCCACCGCCATCCTGATCTTCACCAAAGGTGGCGAAACCGACCATGTCTGGTTCTACGATGTGCAGGCCGATGGCTTTTCGCTGGATGACAAACGCCAGAAAATAGACGCCAACGATCTGCCGGATCTGATCAGCCAGTTCAAGTCCAGGGGCATGACACCGGCCGACAGCGCGCAGAACGACCGCAGCGCCCAGCGCTTCTGGGTCAGCAAGGCCGAGATTGAAGCCAGCAAGTACGACCTGTCGCTGAACCGCTACCGCGAGCAGGTGCATGTGACTGAGGAGTACGATGCGCCCAAGGTTATCCTGGCACGGCTGAAGGCTCTGGAGGCCGAGATTCAGCAGGACCTGGAAGAGCTGGAGGGGATGCTGTAA
- a CDS encoding restriction endonuclease subunit S — MVALSELVDIRGGGTPSKAVPEYWNGNIPWASVKDFKSSELRVTADYISELGVKNSATSLIPANSIIVPTRMALGKVAMTAVDMAINQDLKALLIKDEVVLDKRYLLRFLESKSRFIEKQGKGATVKGITLDVLRSLNVPLPPLAEQQRIAAILDKADALRRKRQQAIDLADQLLRSVFLEMFGDPASNPKGWSIMSAGACLREGFILEVQDGNHGNDHPKVADFSQLGIPFVTANVVRDGKILFDKCYYLSDAWRNKLRVGFALPGDVLLTHKGTLGLTAVLDETHSVYIFSPQTTYYRINESHILPDYLKGYFDTEYFQRLLAKEGKQSTRAYIGITRQKELPIIVPPMEEQRRYVDLVEIYKKKLDNYRSHEMACGALFASLSQQAFRGDL; from the coding sequence ATGGTTGCTTTAAGCGAATTGGTTGATATTCGTGGTGGAGGTACGCCTAGCAAAGCTGTACCTGAATATTGGAATGGAAATATACCTTGGGCATCAGTTAAAGACTTTAAATCTTCAGAGTTGAGAGTCACAGCGGATTATATTTCTGAGCTAGGGGTTAAAAACTCAGCAACAAGTTTGATTCCGGCCAATAGTATTATTGTCCCTACGCGCATGGCTCTGGGCAAAGTTGCTATGACAGCCGTTGATATGGCAATTAACCAAGATTTAAAGGCTTTGCTAATTAAAGATGAAGTGGTACTTGATAAGCGCTATCTTTTACGGTTTCTAGAATCTAAATCTCGGTTTATAGAAAAGCAAGGTAAAGGGGCTACGGTAAAGGGTATAACCTTGGATGTTCTGCGCAGTTTGAATGTCCCTCTCCCGCCCCTGGCCGAGCAACAGCGTATCGCCGCCATTCTGGACAAGGCTGACGCCCTGCGCCGCAAGCGCCAGCAAGCCATCGACCTCGCCGACCAGCTCCTCCGCAGCGTATTTCTGGAGATGTTCGGCGATCCGGCCTCCAATCCGAAGGGGTGGTCAATAATGTCGGCTGGTGCGTGCCTTCGTGAAGGATTTATACTCGAGGTTCAAGACGGAAATCATGGCAATGATCATCCTAAAGTTGCGGACTTTTCTCAGTTAGGTATACCTTTTGTTACCGCAAATGTCGTTCGCGATGGAAAGATTCTATTCGATAAATGTTATTACCTCAGCGATGCGTGGCGAAACAAGCTCCGGGTTGGCTTTGCACTGCCAGGAGACGTATTGTTAACCCACAAAGGCACGTTGGGTTTAACCGCAGTGCTGGATGAAACACACTCTGTGTACATATTTAGCCCCCAAACTACTTATTACCGGATCAACGAGTCTCATATACTTCCAGATTATCTAAAGGGTTATTTCGATACGGAGTATTTCCAGCGTTTGTTAGCGAAGGAAGGAAAGCAGTCTACACGGGCGTACATCGGAATAACGAGACAGAAAGAGTTACCGATCATTGTTCCTCCAATGGAGGAGCAGAGGAGGTATGTAGATTTGGTGGAGATATACAAGAAAAAACTCGATAACTACCGGAGTCATGAGATGGCTTGCGGGGCGCTGTTTGCTTCTTTGTCTCAGCAAGCCTTCCGAGGTGATTTGTGA